From Saccopteryx leptura isolate mSacLep1 chromosome 3, mSacLep1_pri_phased_curated, whole genome shotgun sequence, one genomic window encodes:
- the GPR45 gene encoding probable G-protein coupled receptor 45 yields MMSCNHTFSETFEYLLLNRSNMWDSRTTTPAAPLRVCLAIIMMLMIAVGFLGNSVVCIIVYQRPAMRSAINLLLATLAFSDIMLSLCCMPFTAVTLITVHWHFGDYFCRLSAALYWFFVLEGVAILLIISVDRFLIIVQRQDKLNPRRAKVIIAVSWALSFCVSAPSLAGWTIVEVPTRAPQCVLGYTEFPAGRAYVVMLVVAVFFVPFSIMLYSYLCILHTVRKNTIRVHNQSDSLDLRQLTRAGLRRLQRQQQVNLDLSFKTKAFTTILILFVGFSLCWLPHSIYSLLSVFNRRFYCSPSFYTTSSCILWLSYIKSVFNPIVYCWRIKKFREACIELLPQTFQILPRMPERIRRRIQPSTVYTCNENQSGV; encoded by the coding sequence ATGATGTCCTGTAACCACACATTCAGTGAGACTTTTGAATACCTGCTGCTGAACAGAAGCAACATGTGGGACTCCAGGACGACCACACCAGCTGCGCCTCTCCGGGTGTGCTTGGCAATAATCATGATGCTGATGATTGCCGTTGGGTTCCTGGGCAATTCTGTTGTCTGCATCATCGTGTATCAGAGGCCAGCCATGCGCTCTGCCATCAACCTGCTGCTGGCCACGCTGGCTTTCTCCGACATCATGTTGTCCTTGTGCTGCATGCCCTTCACTGCTGTCACCCTGATCACCGTCCACTGGCACTTTGGAGATTACTTTTGCAGGCTGTCAGCCGCACTCTACTGGTTTTTTGTTCTGGAGGGTGTGGCCATACTGCTTATCATCAGCGTGGACCGCTTTCTCATTATCGTCCAACGCCAGGACAAGCTGAATCCGCGGAGGGCCAAGGTCATCATCGCTGTGTCCTGGGCACTGTCCTTCTGCGTCTCTGCTCCCTCACTGGCTGGCTGGACCATTGTGGAGGTGCCAACACGGGCCCCACAGTGCGTGCTGGGCTACACGGAGTTCCCGGCCGGCCGCGCTTACGTGGTGATGTTGGTGGTGGCTGTGTTTTTTGTGCCCTTCAGCATCATGCTGTACTCTTACCTGTGCATCCTGCACACGGTCCGGAAGAACACCATCCGGGTCCACAACCAGTCTGACAGCCTGGACCTGAGACAGCTCACCAGAGCTGGCCTGAGACGGCTCCAGCGGCAGCAGCAGGTCAACTTGGACTTGAGTTTTAAAACCAAGGCCTTCACCACCATCCTCATCCTCTTCGTGGGTTTCTCACTGTGCTGGCTGCCACACTCTATCTACAGCCTCCTGTCCGTGTTCAACAGGAGGTTCTACTGCAGCCCCTCCTTCTATACCACCAGCTCCTGCATCCTGTGGCTCAGCTACATCAAATCTGTCTTTAACCCCATCGTCTACTGCTGGAGAATCAAAAAGTTCCGCGAGGCTTGCATCGAGTTGCTGCCCCAGACCTTCCAAATCCTCCCCAGAATGCCTGAGCGGATCCGAAGAAGAATCCAGCCAAGCACTGTCTACACGTGCAATGAAAACCAGTCTGGCGTCTAG